Proteins from a single region of Starkeya sp. ORNL1:
- a CDS encoding SDR family NAD(P)-dependent oxidoreductase: MSKNRIDLSSRVAIVTGGARGIGYAAAQRLLQSGAAVALWDVDAVRLVEARALLAGFGEVSTHTVELTDEFSVEAATRATEAAHGRIDILVNNAGITGGNARTWELEPDVWRRVIEVNLVGPYLTSRAVVPRLIANGWGRIVNVASIAGKEGNPNASHYSASKAGLIGLTKSLAKELATSNVLVNCITPAAANTEMFAQMAQSHIDFMLSKIPMGRFLEVDEAAALIAWLSSEECSFSTGAVFDISGGRAVY; this comes from the coding sequence ATGAGCAAGAACAGGATCGATCTCTCCTCCCGTGTCGCCATCGTCACCGGCGGCGCCCGCGGCATTGGCTATGCGGCAGCCCAGCGCCTGCTGCAATCCGGGGCGGCGGTGGCGCTTTGGGACGTCGATGCGGTTCGCCTGGTCGAGGCGCGCGCCTTGCTCGCCGGCTTCGGCGAGGTGAGCACCCACACTGTGGAACTCACCGACGAATTCTCGGTCGAAGCGGCAACACGGGCGACCGAGGCCGCGCATGGCCGCATCGACATCCTCGTCAACAATGCCGGCATCACTGGCGGCAATGCCCGCACCTGGGAGTTGGAGCCCGATGTGTGGCGCCGGGTCATCGAGGTGAACCTCGTCGGCCCCTATCTCACCAGCCGGGCGGTGGTGCCGCGTCTGATTGCCAATGGCTGGGGGCGGATCGTCAATGTCGCCTCCATCGCCGGCAAGGAGGGCAATCCCAACGCCTCGCATTACTCGGCGTCGAAAGCCGGGCTGATCGGCCTCACCAAGTCGCTCGCCAAGGAATTGGCGACCTCCAACGTGCTGGTGAACTGCATCACCCCGGCGGCGGCGAACACCGAGATGTTCGCGCAGATGGCGCAGAGCCACATCGACTTCATGCTGTCGAAGATCCCGATGGGCCGCTTCCTCGAAGTCGACGAGGCCGCCGCGCTCATCGCCTGGCTGTCGTCGGAGGAGTGCTCCTTCTCGACGGGCGCGGTGTTCGACATTTCGGGCGGGCGCGCGGTTTATTGA
- a CDS encoding FadR/GntR family transcriptional regulator, whose product MTDAADEVSDARPVAVRPSGYRISGLQGRVITALGRAIVSGRFAPGELLPREAELMAEFSASRPSFREALKVLAAKGLVEMRQKVGTRVRPRDLWNMFDSDVLAWHLGTGDAGSALGDTMLRDLIELRQVIEPSAARFAAGRATMDDLRRMRTALQAMEAAAGGDLAAYAKADVAFHIAVFSASHNALLARFAHLVADFLQLSFSIQQQALNERDNRIEDDVGQHRVVFAAINRGDGEAAAQAMLDVILNGKNSLLAAIEERS is encoded by the coding sequence GTGACAGACGCCGCCGACGAGGTCAGCGACGCGCGTCCGGTCGCGGTGCGCCCCTCGGGCTACCGCATCAGCGGCTTGCAAGGCCGCGTCATCACCGCGCTCGGGCGTGCCATCGTCTCCGGCCGCTTCGCGCCCGGCGAATTGCTGCCGCGCGAAGCGGAGCTGATGGCGGAATTCTCGGCGAGCCGCCCGTCGTTCCGCGAAGCCTTGAAGGTGCTGGCCGCCAAGGGCCTCGTCGAGATGCGCCAGAAGGTCGGCACGAGGGTGCGCCCGCGCGACCTGTGGAACATGTTCGACAGCGACGTGCTGGCCTGGCACCTCGGCACCGGTGATGCCGGCTCCGCGCTCGGCGACACCATGCTGCGCGATCTGATCGAGCTGCGGCAGGTGATCGAGCCGTCTGCCGCGCGCTTTGCCGCCGGCCGCGCCACGATGGACGATCTGCGCCGCATGCGCACCGCGCTCCAGGCCATGGAGGCGGCCGCCGGCGGCGACCTGGCCGCCTATGCCAAGGCCGATGTCGCCTTCCACATCGCGGTGTTCTCGGCCTCGCACAATGCGCTGCTGGCGCGCTTCGCCCATCTGGTGGCTGACTTTCTCCAGCTCAGCTTCTCGATCCAGCAGCAGGCGCTGAACGAGCGCGACAACCGCATCGAGGACGATGTCGGCCAGCACCGGGTGGTGTTCGCCGCCATCAATCGCGGCGACGGCGAAGCGGCGGCGCAAGCCATGCTCGACGTCATATTGAACGGCAAGAATTCGCTGCTTGCCGCAATCGAGGAACGCTCATGA